One window of Camelina sativa cultivar DH55 chromosome 4, Cs, whole genome shotgun sequence genomic DNA carries:
- the LOC104783869 gene encoding spermidine sinapoyl-CoA acyltransferase, whose product MTSRDNSCPFVVERLEVVLVKPSKPTPDVNLSLSTIDNDPNNELILEIICVFAPNSYVQDHADHHPAYLLQLALSNALVYYYPLAGKLHRRSNDQRFQLNCKAGDGVPFIKATALCTLSSLSYLESANNLDGAYHQLVPSHDTLKGCNSGYNPLALQVTKFACGGMTIGMTYSHTVCDGVGMTQFSQAILELASGKTQPTVIPVWDRDRLTSSQISCLCNIGSDDKNPKLVYLEKACSSPDTPTEDMVRETLNITSEDITKFKNIIMEDENDLTNKKIKKNMVITTVEVLAAYVWRARCRAMKLDPDKTTVLMISVGIRNTMDPPLPKGYYGNAFVIAFVALTAKELSKTPMSRLVKLIKDAKREAVENCYLWEQLREMENTMEMRLASKEICGGETMMMTDWRHPGMHQDVWGGLVNIIPLVPITLPFLSILLPVSKAVPGKNGGVRMLITLPRDAMAKFKEEMDALHA is encoded by the exons ATGACAAGCAGAGACAATTCATGTCCCTTTGTCGTTGAGAGATTAGAAGTGGTTCTTGTGAAACCCTCAAAGCCAACACCTGATGTCAATTTGTCTCTCTCTACCATTGACAATGATCCTAACAACGAACTCATCCTCGAAATCATATGCGTCTTCGCTCCAAACTCCTACGTCCAAGATCACGCCGACCACCATCCGGCTTATTTACTTCAACTCGCCCTCTCTAATGCCCTTGTCTATTACTACCCTCTCGCAGGCAAACTTCACCGGCGGTCCAACGACCAGAGATTCCAATTAAACTGTAAAGCGGGCGATGGAGTCCCCTTTATAAAGGCAACAGCCTTGtgcactctctcttctctcagttaCTTGGAGAGTGCTAATAACTTGGACGGAGCCTACCACCAACTTGTACCTTCACACGATACTTTGAAGGGTTGTAATTCTGGGTACAATCCTCTGGCTCTACAGGTCACTAAGTTCGCATGTGGAGGAATGACTATTGGAATGACTTATTCTCACACCGTTTGTGATGGTGTTGGAATGACTCAGTTTTCTCAAGCCATACTTGAGCTGGCCTCCGGGAAAACCCAACCCACGGTCATCCCCGTGTGGGACAGAGACAGGCTCACGTCTAGCCAAATTA Gttgtttgt GCAATATCGGGAGCGACgacaaaaatccaaaactcgTTTATTTGGAGAAAGCTTGCTCTTCACCCGATACACCAACCGAAGACATGGTCCGTGAAACTCTGAACATTACATCCGAAGACATCACTAAATTCAAGAACATAATCATGGAAGATGAGAACGACCTTACCAAtaagaagattaagaagaaCATGGTGATCACGACAGTGGAGGTTCTTGCAGCTTACGTTTGGAGAGCAAGATGTCGAGCCATGAAGCTAGATCCCGACAAGACTACGGTTTTGATGATATCTGTCGGTATCCGCAACACTATGGATCCTCCATTACCTAAAGGCTACTACGGAAATGCTTTCGTCATTGCCTTCGTGGCATTGACAGCGAAAGAGCTGAGCAAAACGCCGATGTCTCGCCTTGTGAAGCTCATAAAAGATGCGAAGAGAGAAGCGGTCGAGAATTGTTACTTGTGGGAACAACTTAGAGAGATGGAGAATACGATGGAGATGAGGTTGGCATCCAAGGAGATTTGCGGAGGAGAAACAATGATGATGACTGATTGGCGTCATCCCGGGATGCATCAAGACGTTTGGGGAGGTTTAGTGAACATTATACCTCTGGTACCGATTACACTACCCTTTCTAAGTATTTTGTTGCCGGTATCTAAAGCGGTTCCAGGGAAGAACGGTGGTGTTCGAATGCTGATAACACTTCCTAGGGACGCGATGGCCAAGTTCAAGGAAGAGATGGATGCACTCCATGCATGA
- the LOC104780524 gene encoding E3 ubiquitin ligase BIG BROTHER-related-like yields the protein MDNQEEESKQPPNKLPDLTLFERANSEVALAASQANSHFAPVMHDSVSSMLSMMESGEESEDEDEEEETNENYYEYFDSNGYGEDEDEINEFLEDQESSNSNPEEDDFLEEEDEIDPDQLSYEELIALGDFIGVEKRGLTPTEISTCLNASTYVFSNNKNEIDRCVVCQMEFEERESLVVLRPCDHPYHSDCITKWLETKKTCPICCSEPSVK from the coding sequence atggataaccaagaagaagagtctAAGCAACCTCCAAACAAACTTCCCGATCTAACCCTCTTCGAGCGAGCAAATTCTGAAGTTGCTCTTGCTGCCTCCCAAGCTAATTCCCATTTTGCCCCTGTTATGCATGATTCGGTCTCTTCAATGCTTTCGATGATGGAAAGTGGCGAAGAatctgaagatgaagatgaagaagaagagaccaaTGAGAACTACTACGAGTATTTCGACAGCAATGGatatggagaagatgaagacgaaaTCAATGAGTTTCTTGAAGATCAAGAAAGTAGCAACTCCAACCCTGAGGAGGATGATtttttggaggaagaagatgagattgatCCCGACCAGTTGTCTTACGAGGAACTGATTGCACTTGGTGATTTCATCGGAGTCGAAAAACGTGGGCTGACTCCTACCGAAATCTCCACATGTTTGAACGCATCGACATATGTattttcaaataacaaaaacgagATTGATCGTTGTGTGGTTTGCCAAATGGAGTTTGAAGAAAGAGAATCTTTGGTCGTTCTCCGACCTTGTGACCATCCATACCACTCTGATTGTATAACCAAATGGCTTGAGACGAAGAAGACTTGTCCCATTTGTTGCTCTGAACCATCTGTCAAGTGA